Proteins encoded within one genomic window of SAR324 cluster bacterium:
- a CDS encoding RnfABCDGE type electron transport complex subunit G, with protein MTATIQEKTDTPSSIPMIRALAGIAMISGLLIVMAFQITLPTIKKNKAIALQKAIFEVVPHTTKVSNFMVEGDAVIPVKEPSDKGLMLFAGYDNENNLTGIAIEASGQGYADKIKVLYGYSPDQQAVVGMKVLESKETPGLGDKIEKEENFRANFEKLDVSLNDTLDGLLNEVVTVKQGAKTHPWQIDGITGATISSKAIGKLMNQSTQQMVPLINKNLTRLRGEK; from the coding sequence TTGGCTGGAATTGCGATGATATCAGGATTATTGATAGTGATGGCCTTTCAAATCACGTTGCCCACCATCAAAAAGAACAAAGCAATAGCCCTTCAAAAAGCAATTTTTGAAGTGGTTCCCCACACGACTAAAGTTTCCAACTTTATGGTGGAAGGCGATGCCGTGATTCCGGTCAAGGAACCATCAGACAAAGGACTCATGCTGTTTGCCGGCTATGACAATGAAAACAATTTGACTGGCATAGCCATTGAGGCGAGTGGTCAGGGATATGCCGACAAGATCAAAGTGTTGTATGGCTATTCACCAGACCAACAGGCGGTTGTAGGGATGAAAGTATTGGAAAGCAAGGAAACTCCGGGATTAGGCGATAAAATTGAGAAAGAAGAAAACTTCCGGGCAAATTTTGAAAAACTGGATGTCTCACTGAATGATACTCTGGATGGATTGTTGAATGAGGTGGTCACGGTCAAACAAGGTGCTAAAACGCATCCATGGCAGATTGATGGCATCACAGGAGCAACCATTTCATCCAAGGCAATTGGAAAACTCATGAATCAAAGCACCCAGCAAATGGTGCCACTGATCAATAAAAATCTGACTCGTTTGCGCGGAGAAAAATAA